The following proteins come from a genomic window of Methanosarcina sp. MTP4:
- a CDS encoding ABC transporter ATP-binding protein, giving the protein MMLMEIADTLKTTLDPRKALDSLRGDADPDNNFEGPDNSPGDDPGNGSKNEPDPKPHGERIKNSDSVKPSQDGKAPLIKLTDVWKIYQMGEVEFAALKGIDLEIYEGEFVVVLGPSGSGKSTLMNLLGCLDVPSRGTVLLNSRDISEMEESELAQIRGQMIGFIFQSFNLIPTLNTLENVTLPLEFQEENPGKARERAEYLLDVVGLSDKHHNLPSQLSGGQRQRVAIARSLAVNPPVLLADEPTGNLDSKTGDYILEFLDELRRKEGKTIIIVTHDMTPVQYATRVVHIKDGEIEKIEEVEGNYCKL; this is encoded by the coding sequence ATTATGCTCATGGAAATTGCAGACACATTGAAAACAACACTGGATCCCAGAAAAGCCCTGGATTCCCTGAGAGGAGATGCAGATCCGGACAATAACTTCGAAGGGCCGGATAATAGTCCAGGCGATGATCCGGGAAACGGTTCGAAAAATGAACCTGACCCGAAACCGCACGGGGAGCGTATTAAAAACTCAGACTCAGTCAAACCTTCCCAGGATGGAAAAGCTCCCCTTATCAAACTGACTGATGTCTGGAAAATCTACCAGATGGGCGAAGTGGAATTTGCAGCCCTGAAGGGGATCGATCTGGAGATCTACGAAGGGGAATTCGTGGTTGTGCTCGGGCCCAGCGGGAGCGGGAAAAGTACACTTATGAACCTGCTTGGTTGCCTGGATGTCCCTTCCAGGGGCACCGTTTTGCTGAACTCCCGGGACATCTCGGAAATGGAAGAATCGGAACTTGCCCAGATCAGGGGGCAGATGATCGGTTTCATTTTCCAGAGCTTCAACCTGATCCCCACCCTGAATACCCTGGAAAACGTGACCCTTCCCCTTGAGTTCCAGGAAGAAAACCCTGGAAAGGCGCGGGAAAGGGCTGAGTACCTGCTCGATGTAGTCGGGCTTTCGGACAAGCATCACAACCTGCCTTCCCAACTTTCGGGGGGACAGCGGCAGAGGGTGGCAATAGCCCGCTCCCTTGCCGTAAACCCGCCGGTGCTCCTGGCAGACGAGCCAACCGGAAACCTGGACAGCAAGACAGGAGACTATATCCTTGAATTTTTAGATGAACTTCGCCGGAAAGAAGGCAAGACGATCATCATTGTAACCCATGACATGACCCCAGTCCAGTATGCGACAAGGGTTGTACACATCAAAGACGGCGAAATTGAAAAAATCGAAGAAGTTGAAGGGAATTATTGTAAGTTGTAA
- a CDS encoding helix-turn-helix domain-containing protein has product MQLTEKIKIHPTEEQVDVLWTTSNLCRLTYNFALTERQEAWKNENRRVRYVEQQNKLPKIKEKFPQYKMVYSKVLQGVLKKLDANYKSFFALRKNGDTGARPPKHRGKTTFSQ; this is encoded by the coding sequence ATGCAACTAACTGAAAAGATCAAAATTCATCCTACAGAAGAACAAGTCGATGTTCTCTGGACCACATCTAACCTCTGTAGGTTGACCTATAATTTTGCTCTGACCGAAAGACAGGAAGCGTGGAAAAACGAGAACAGGCGTGTCAGGTATGTGGAACAACAAAACAAGCTACCCAAGATAAAAGAAAAGTTTCCTCAGTACAAAATGGTCTATTCCAAAGTGTTGCAGGGAGTTCTCAAAAAGCTTGACGCTAACTACAAATCATTTTTTGCCCTTCGAAAAAACGGGGATACAGGTGCAAGACCACCAAAACACAGGGGAAAAACTACTTTTTCACAATAG
- a CDS encoding helix-turn-helix transcriptional regulator, with protein MKNNIKVWRAKKDITQEELAKKVGVTRQTINAIERGKYDPSLELAFGLARFFDCMIEDIFSYEK; from the coding sequence ATGAAAAATAATATCAAAGTCTGGCGTGCTAAAAAAGATATTACCCAGGAAGAATTAGCTAAAAAAGTAGGTGTCACCAGACAGACCATCAATGCCATCGAAAGAGGAAAATATGATCCAAGTCTGGAACTGGCTTTCGGTCTTGCCCGCTTTTTTGACTGCATGATAGAAGATATTTTTTCTTATGAGAAATAA
- a CDS encoding transcriptional regulator, which yields MLYDLKKELMGDKLMGDKLPEEKLLILPLSEDSRKIARILSNETSTRVLKLLEKRYMSAGDIAEELDVRLNTLKYNLDSLLEVGLIRVRQVKWSRKGREIKVYEAVEKVIILLPGKKNPDVSFIFTVFRQLRQESFEGAKIPGEWA from the coding sequence ATGCTTTATGACCTGAAGAAGGAACTGATGGGAGATAAACTGATGGGGGATAAACTGCCGGAAGAAAAACTATTAATCCTGCCACTTTCCGAAGATTCCAGGAAAATTGCCAGGATCCTTTCGAACGAAACCTCGACCAGGGTTCTGAAACTGCTGGAGAAAAGGTACATGTCGGCAGGTGATATTGCAGAGGAACTTGACGTGCGCCTGAATACCCTGAAGTACAACCTTGACTCTCTTCTCGAAGTCGGGCTTATCAGGGTCAGGCAGGTAAAGTGGAGCCGGAAGGGGAGAGAAATAAAGGTCTACGAAGCCGTGGAAAAAGTAATCATCCTCCTTCCGGGGAAAAAGAACCCGGATGTTTCTTTCATCTTCACAGTTTTCAGGCAACTCCGCCAGGAAAGTTTTGAAGGCGCAAAAATCCCAGGAGAATGGGCCTGA
- a CDS encoding transglutaminase-like domain-containing protein produces MTKKEVGIGMKRIFIVLRTTLLVLAILTVFACAGEIPGTGNSGNDPETGYETIYGRLCTEARNAATQHSNWIFFIGTGSETGTGIMQDRRSPAGFTSPSPAWNGNIPGNIRPASNNGQNNQQHPFFERESLKNREMLDREELNRFLENQNQNQNQDLDRNQNFQQEDGAYYQAYVTPDADAVKNYLEENGLDDKYEIYEAALSWIWVSDEALHGTEEKWLTPAEFLEETPDYAENPVTSEPVSDCEEQAHALASLLIASGEYDESSVRVTIGEVNFGETSGGHAWVEVYEDGAWFPLDATGGPYYDEESSEVLSDVSEIDYEEYRNSSYPVVEVWYYYNNEYFVDLGTQSGDAPISWQKFPESYQGNTQTRGIQNSRMR; encoded by the coding sequence ATGACAAAAAAGGAGGTAGGAATCGGCATGAAAAGAATCTTTATTGTTCTCCGGACTACCTTGCTGGTGCTTGCGATATTGACAGTTTTTGCCTGTGCAGGCGAAATCCCGGGAACAGGAAATTCAGGAAATGACCCGGAAACCGGGTATGAGACAATCTACGGAAGGCTCTGCACCGAAGCCCGGAACGCGGCAACTCAGCACAGTAACTGGATATTCTTTATTGGAACCGGAAGCGAAACCGGCACCGGAATCATGCAGGACCGTAGATCTCCGGCAGGGTTCACGTCCCCCTCCCCCGCCTGGAATGGAAACATCCCAGGAAACATCCGTCCTGCCTCCAACAATGGACAGAATAATCAACAGCACCCCTTCTTCGAGAGAGAAAGCCTGAAAAATAGGGAAATGCTTGACCGGGAAGAACTGAACCGTTTCCTGGAAAACCAAAACCAGAACCAAAATCAGGACCTGGACCGAAATCAGAACTTCCAGCAGGAAGACGGAGCTTACTACCAGGCCTATGTTACCCCTGATGCGGATGCGGTGAAGAACTATCTTGAAGAAAATGGCCTTGACGACAAATACGAAATCTACGAAGCAGCCCTTTCTTGGATCTGGGTGTCCGATGAAGCCCTGCACGGCACGGAAGAAAAATGGCTGACCCCGGCTGAGTTCCTGGAGGAAACTCCGGATTATGCCGAAAACCCTGTCACCAGCGAACCTGTGAGCGATTGCGAGGAACAGGCACATGCCCTCGCTTCTCTCCTGATCGCATCAGGGGAATATGACGAGAGCAGCGTGAGAGTAACCATAGGAGAAGTCAATTTTGGAGAAACTTCAGGCGGCCACGCCTGGGTTGAGGTCTACGAGGACGGAGCCTGGTTCCCCCTGGACGCAACTGGTGGACCTTACTATGATGAAGAAAGTTCCGAGGTGCTCTCGGATGTATCGGAAATAGATTATGAGGAGTACCGCAATAGTTCTTACCCGGTTGTGGAAGTCTGGTATTATTACAACAACGAGTACTTCGTTGACCTGGGAACCCAGAGCGGAGACGCCCCTATTTCATGGCAAAAGTTCCCTGAGAGTTATCAGGGAAATACACAGACCCGGGGAATCCAGAATTCCCGAATGCGTTGA
- a CDS encoding ABC transporter ATP-binding protein yields MLKVNKLSAWYKEDNIILKEITFHLKNNTVVGLLGLNGAGKTTLINTISGVHKSYSVNDLKYYGNEIKFDGIEWKEQRYTVFTEEQAFTYWSFREYLPFVAKVYKKQIDYLRVEKLIKGFGFDKYKDYPIKDLSTGNRKKIFLITGFALELPLLILDEPLDGLDYLASEFLYKEIVGYKKYGTVLMSSHIAESIEKTCDEVLVLKEGKIRTENLSEIQDIRAAVEGWL; encoded by the coding sequence ATGCTAAAAGTTAATAAATTATCTGCATGGTACAAAGAAGATAATATTATATTAAAAGAGATTACATTTCATTTGAAAAATAATACTGTAGTTGGATTATTGGGATTAAATGGAGCAGGGAAAACAACTTTGATTAATACGATATCAGGTGTACACAAAAGTTACAGTGTAAATGATTTAAAATATTATGGTAATGAAATTAAATTTGATGGTATAGAGTGGAAGGAACAGCGCTATACGGTTTTTACGGAAGAACAGGCTTTTACTTATTGGTCGTTCAGGGAGTACTTGCCTTTTGTTGCGAAGGTGTATAAAAAGCAAATTGACTATTTACGTGTAGAAAAATTAATTAAAGGATTTGGCTTTGATAAATATAAGGACTATCCTATTAAAGATTTGTCAACAGGAAATCGTAAAAAGATATTTTTGATTACGGGATTTGCTTTGGAGTTGCCACTACTTATTTTAGATGAACCACTGGATGGATTAGATTACTTAGCATCAGAATTTCTCTATAAGGAAATAGTTGGATATAAGAAATATGGAACAGTACTGATGAGTTCACATATTGCAGAAAGTATAGAAAAAACTTGTGACGAAGTTCTTGTATTAAAAGAGGGAAAAATAAGGACAGAGAATTTATCAGAAATACAAGATATTCGTGCAGCCGTGGAAGGATGGTTGTAA
- a CDS encoding RNA-guided endonuclease TnpB family protein produces the protein MVYNQSGFKFGDGNVSFSHKVNEVPLSFEIDRGFEKRKVKQVDIYNSDPYKARGDWFISVTYDYEPEVQYHDNGLYQAIDAGVTKMVTAVNSYGKFFEAKTARPDKYWNKKIDTLKSRRDHCKKNSRRWQRFNSNVKKMERKRSNQNKDYQHKLSLKMVKNTKTNTIIVGDLKVKKMAKSKKLKGKRKKGLNRSTQNQGFISRFIGFLTYKAEKVGKKVIKIDESYTSKECYVCKKRHDMPLYKRTMSCDCGNVIDRDKNSAINIMERFLVRQEATI, from the coding sequence ATAGTATACAACCAGAGTGGTTTCAAGTTCGGGGACGGAAACGTTTCTTTTTCCCATAAGGTCAACGAAGTTCCTCTGTCTTTTGAGATTGATAGGGGGTTCGAAAAAAGGAAAGTCAAACAGGTAGATATCTACAACAGTGACCCCTATAAAGCCAGAGGAGACTGGTTTATCTCAGTTACCTATGACTACGAACCGGAAGTTCAGTACCATGATAACGGTCTGTATCAGGCGATTGATGCAGGGGTTACGAAAATGGTAACTGCTGTCAACTCTTACGGAAAGTTTTTCGAAGCAAAAACCGCAAGACCTGATAAGTACTGGAACAAAAAAATTGATACTCTGAAATCCAGGAGAGATCACTGCAAGAAGAATAGCAGAAGATGGCAGAGGTTCAATAGCAACGTCAAAAAAATGGAGAGAAAAAGATCTAACCAGAATAAGGATTATCAGCACAAACTCTCCCTAAAGATGGTTAAAAACACGAAGACTAACACCATCATAGTAGGGGATCTGAAAGTCAAGAAAATGGCTAAGTCAAAAAAACTGAAAGGAAAGCGGAAAAAAGGACTTAACAGGTCTACTCAGAATCAGGGTTTCATTTCTCGCTTCATCGGATTTTTGACCTACAAAGCTGAAAAAGTAGGTAAGAAAGTAATAAAAATCGATGAAAGTTATACGTCAAAAGAATGTTACGTTTGCAAAAAACGGCATGATATGCCACTATATAAGCGAACTATGTCTTGTGATTGTGGAAACGTTATAGACAGGGATAAAAACAGTGCTATCAACATCATGGAACGTTTCCTAGTGCGACAAGAAGCTACAATATGA
- a CDS encoding YkgJ family cysteine cluster protein gives MIFKKIPIHMFENFHNIFSGSTEKTFNICRECGGACEHNKIGTLLPGEKEYMASKLGISVYEFKTRYLDILEMDDGTRIDVLKLGKLCPFLNRETDECECREFKAILCKIYPVVFKVEGEGVTFIIDSWCQLSKKKECKSYFETAIPLFSALPVPAEWFRYVASYDDLCFDYDQLKKHRKGKKPCEVFSLQELLDLQKDDLGAERLQLYSETETEKLMV, from the coding sequence TTGATCTTTAAAAAAATACCCATTCACATGTTTGAAAACTTCCACAATATATTTAGTGGAAGTACTGAAAAAACCTTCAATATTTGCAGGGAATGCGGGGGGGCATGTGAACATAATAAGATCGGAACCCTGCTGCCCGGGGAAAAAGAGTATATGGCCTCAAAGCTGGGCATAAGCGTCTACGAATTCAAAACCCGATACCTGGATATCCTGGAAATGGACGATGGGACCCGGATTGATGTATTAAAATTAGGAAAATTGTGCCCTTTTTTGAACAGAGAAACCGACGAGTGCGAATGCCGGGAATTTAAGGCTATCCTTTGCAAGATATATCCTGTTGTTTTCAAAGTTGAGGGAGAAGGAGTAACTTTTATAATAGACAGCTGGTGTCAGCTATCGAAGAAAAAGGAGTGCAAGAGTTATTTCGAAACTGCAATACCCCTTTTTTCAGCTCTCCCTGTTCCGGCGGAGTGGTTCAGGTACGTAGCAAGCTACGATGACCTTTGCTTTGATTACGACCAGCTGAAAAAGCACAGGAAAGGTAAAAAACCCTGTGAAGTGTTTTCCCTGCAAGAACTGCTTGACCTGCAGAAGGACGATTTGGGAGCAGAACGCCTGCAGCTCTATTCCGAAACGGAAACCGAAAAACTCATGGTTTAA
- a CDS encoding COG1361 S-layer family protein — MKKLSLLMILLVLSAILPLNAGTALASTGLIDSASVQIDLTKQNPEAARPGEPLELTFSVQNDGYDDLTDIVVEVEPEYPFTAISGEALEKEIAYLDARQDDADAAVLKFKLMTDADASEGTYELDVTTTATSDEKTVTTTQTILLEVRGKEYAQIVTINKANIDLATEEPLEFIVTNTGNSPLKNMVISWEDPEGVILPVYSDNTKYIKYLEADESVTVAYTVMADVNADPGLYTLNVNLTFEDYDSNINTIETTAGLFVGGETDFDVSFSESDEGEISLSVANVGNNQAYSVKVSIPEQENFRTSGSSSTIVGNLEKGDYTIASFDVMSTQESDEGSEDATEGGTARAAGSGSSPSLEVQIEYTDSKGERITVLKDVQVEMTAPTGVDGSTGRPGAQTSSGTSSYVYYALVIVVAGAGVFLYRRQKQGKKGSEEKEAGKGKYSFGILNR; from the coding sequence ATGAAAAAGCTCTCTTTACTGATGATTTTGCTGGTGCTTTCGGCAATCTTACCCCTGAATGCCGGCACAGCCCTGGCTTCCACCGGATTGATAGATTCGGCTTCAGTCCAGATCGACCTGACAAAACAGAACCCTGAAGCTGCCCGCCCGGGAGAACCTTTGGAACTTACCTTCAGCGTGCAAAACGACGGCTACGATGACCTGACGGACATAGTTGTCGAAGTCGAGCCTGAATATCCCTTCACCGCGATTTCCGGAGAAGCGCTTGAAAAAGAAATCGCCTACCTGGATGCGCGGCAGGATGACGCCGATGCAGCTGTCCTGAAGTTCAAGCTCATGACCGACGCCGACGCTTCCGAAGGCACTTACGAGCTTGATGTCACTACCACTGCCACGAGTGATGAAAAAACCGTCACCACCACACAAACCATCCTCCTTGAAGTCAGAGGCAAAGAATACGCCCAGATAGTGACCATCAACAAGGCAAACATCGACCTGGCTACCGAAGAACCCCTTGAGTTCATTGTCACCAATACCGGAAACTCCCCCCTGAAAAACATGGTCATTTCCTGGGAAGACCCCGAAGGCGTAATCCTCCCCGTCTACTCGGACAATACCAAGTACATCAAGTATCTCGAAGCCGATGAATCCGTAACTGTTGCCTATACAGTCATGGCAGACGTAAACGCAGACCCCGGACTCTACACCCTCAACGTAAACCTGACCTTTGAAGACTACGACTCCAACATCAACACCATCGAGACCACAGCCGGGCTTTTTGTAGGCGGAGAAACCGATTTTGACGTTTCCTTTTCGGAAAGTGATGAAGGAGAGATTTCCCTTTCCGTTGCGAATGTGGGAAACAACCAGGCATATTCCGTGAAAGTATCGATTCCTGAGCAGGAAAACTTCAGGACAAGTGGCAGTTCCTCGACCATTGTGGGAAACCTTGAGAAAGGAGACTACACCATCGCGTCTTTCGATGTCATGAGCACACAGGAATCAGATGAGGGATCCGAAGATGCCACTGAGGGCGGGACAGCAAGAGCAGCAGGTTCCGGCAGCAGCCCATCCCTGGAAGTCCAGATTGAATACACGGATTCAAAAGGTGAAAGGATCACAGTCCTGAAAGATGTCCAGGTCGAGATGACAGCCCCTACCGGAGTTGATGGAAGCACGGGCAGGCCCGGAGCACAAACAAGCAGCGGGACCAGCTCATACGTTTACTATGCCCTGGTAATTGTAGTTGCAGGTGCGGGAGTCTTCCTCTACCGCAGGCAGAAGCAGGGTAAGAAAGGCTCCGAAGAAAAGGAAGCCGGGAAAGGAAAATACAGTTTCGGTATCCTGAACAGGTGA
- a CDS encoding DUF2178 domain-containing protein → MKAQEIASFTIGIFLVTIGIYIWVYEPIWVSSIHGATGGLIVAGVALILIALWKYKIRISGEVKEDERDYRIAEKASFKTFQIIFIVQGFLYATLGILDIQLPAQPVVGALFAITGISYAGIFWLYRRNM, encoded by the coding sequence ATGAAAGCTCAAGAAATTGCTTCGTTTACAATTGGAATCTTTTTGGTTACAATTGGGATTTATATATGGGTCTATGAACCCATCTGGGTTTCAAGCATACATGGTGCCACGGGGGGATTAATAGTTGCTGGCGTTGCACTTATTTTAATAGCACTGTGGAAATACAAAATCAGAATAAGTGGAGAAGTAAAGGAAGACGAAAGAGATTATCGAATTGCAGAAAAAGCCAGTTTCAAAACCTTCCAGATAATATTTATAGTCCAGGGATTTCTGTATGCGACTCTTGGAATTTTGGACATTCAATTGCCAGCACAGCCGGTAGTAGGAGCACTTTTTGCTATTACAGGAATCTCTTATGCGGGAATCTTTTGGTTGTACAGAAGAAATATGTAA
- a CDS encoding serine hydrolase, giving the protein MKAFTLLWVTVGVAFLLLGSGCTEVEDVQAASGSVDAGDSKESNALIYTGAGELEAVVFDEMNETHTPGVAVAVVSGDKIVFARGFGVSNIETGTPVTPDTLFRIGSTTKMYTAATLAMLAEDGKLDLNEPIGSYVDGLSPGLSQLTTHQLLTHTAGLRDEASSYGRHDEAALSEEVRAFDDSLFFTGPGEVFSYSNPGYALAGLVAEETGDKSYADQVKESLFLPLGMNRTTFRPTEAMTFPLAQGHYLLPDGSPAVIRPYTDNAGNWPAGFMFSNVNELSRFAIAFMNEGRLEGKEVLSPSAISKLSTPYSPVISSYNNGSYGYGLFIHNSRGVQIVEHPGGMEGFTCQFLMVPEHRFAVIILSNTYGTKFPKSTEKAMELFLPLEAEMEEDSEANVSLPVTGDGMIDESITDEGMSGEEMIGKAIDEEVMTEEEMTAYAGHYYNSPELYLDLVKKDDTLFLKIGELEAPVKKIGESRFLATNPFLGQPLEFILVPGEDGKPEYLHMSHRALKKI; this is encoded by the coding sequence ATGAAAGCTTTTACATTACTCTGGGTAACGGTTGGCGTGGCGTTCCTGCTCCTGGGTTCAGGCTGCACTGAAGTCGAGGACGTACAGGCTGCCTCAGGTTCGGTTGATGCGGGAGATTCAAAAGAGTCCAATGCCCTGATTTATACGGGGGCTGGCGAACTGGAAGCAGTGGTCTTCGATGAAATGAATGAAACGCATACCCCCGGAGTGGCCGTGGCTGTTGTCAGCGGTGATAAAATCGTTTTTGCCAGGGGTTTCGGGGTCTCAAACATCGAGACCGGGACCCCGGTTACCCCGGATACCCTCTTTCGCATAGGCTCGACAACCAAGATGTATACTGCAGCAACCCTTGCCATGCTTGCCGAGGACGGGAAACTTGACCTCAACGAACCGATCGGCAGCTATGTAGATGGGCTCAGCCCCGGGCTCTCACAGCTGACGACGCACCAGTTGCTGACCCATACGGCAGGCCTGCGGGACGAAGCAAGCTCTTACGGCAGGCATGACGAGGCCGCACTTTCCGAAGAAGTAAGAGCCTTTGACGATTCCCTATTCTTTACCGGACCGGGCGAGGTCTTCTCCTATTCCAATCCGGGGTATGCCCTTGCCGGGCTTGTGGCAGAAGAAACAGGGGATAAGTCGTACGCCGACCAGGTAAAAGAATCCCTCTTCCTGCCCCTTGGCATGAACCGCACAACTTTTCGCCCGACCGAGGCAATGACCTTTCCCCTGGCCCAGGGACACTACCTCCTACCGGACGGAAGCCCTGCCGTGATAAGGCCGTATACGGACAACGCCGGAAACTGGCCTGCAGGTTTCATGTTCTCGAACGTAAACGAGCTCTCTCGTTTTGCAATAGCTTTCATGAACGAGGGCAGGCTTGAAGGAAAAGAGGTCCTTTCCCCTTCAGCCATAAGCAAACTCTCCACTCCTTACAGCCCTGTCATAAGCAGCTATAATAACGGAAGTTACGGCTACGGCCTCTTTATCCACAACTCCCGCGGCGTGCAGATAGTTGAGCACCCGGGAGGCATGGAAGGTTTTACATGCCAGTTCCTTATGGTCCCAGAGCACCGCTTTGCAGTGATCATCCTGAGCAATACCTACGGCACAAAGTTTCCGAAAAGCACTGAAAAAGCAATGGAACTCTTCCTGCCCCTTGAAGCAGAAATGGAAGAAGATTCGGAGGCAAACGTTTCGCTTCCCGTAACCGGTGATGGGATGATTGATGAATCCATTACCGATGAAGGAATGAGTGGGGAGGAGATGATTGGAAAGGCCATAGATGAGGAAGTCATGACTGAGGAGGAGATGACCGCTTATGCGGGTCACTATTACAATTCTCCCGAGCTCTACCTGGATCTTGTCAAAAAAGATGATACACTGTTCCTGAAAATTGGGGAACTTGAGGCCCCGGTTAAGAAAATCGGGGAAAGCCGCTTTCTGGCAACTAATCCCTTCCTGGGCCAGCCGCTGGAATTCATACTGGTCCCGGGGGAGGACGGGAAACCCGAATACCTGCACATGTCCCACCGCGCCCTGAAAAAAATCTAA
- a CDS encoding ABC transporter permease — translation MRNATYVKMALNMLLHSKLRSWLTIIGIVIGVGAVVGIISLGDSMEAQVQSRLADMDLTSITITPGYSGAQSRMPGPGGGGGGDSSSTDSELTDDDVDALQGIDGVLYVDTRISGSEEVDYAGETATLSITGVDPQVWQYMNTLEVESGRLLEPADNNVAVIGSSIATEIFDQEIGVNQVVAVNGKSVRVVGILEEEGGGDDRKIYMPIDSAVDLIEDAEEDVFDSIVVKVEDEDLVEPTIEEIEERLMISRQIHQEKDRDFSVSSSLSMAESVTEMTSSMTLFLGAIAAVSLLVGAVGIANTMFTSVLEKTKEIGTMKAIGAKNRDILLIFVVNSAMVGFVGGVFGVMLGACVSALFPYLGVSIMRTGGDTGISLSPDLMLFGLSIAIFIGIVSGAFPAYRASKLKPVDALRYE, via the coding sequence ATGAGAAACGCAACCTACGTTAAAATGGCCCTTAACATGCTCCTGCACAGCAAATTGCGGAGCTGGCTGACCATCATCGGGATCGTCATAGGGGTAGGGGCCGTAGTTGGGATTATCTCCCTCGGTGATTCCATGGAGGCCCAGGTCCAGAGCAGGCTTGCCGATATGGACCTTACGAGCATCACCATAACACCCGGATACTCAGGTGCCCAGTCCCGGATGCCCGGACCCGGGGGTGGAGGAGGTGGTGATTCCTCATCCACAGACTCCGAACTGACCGACGACGACGTCGACGCGCTGCAGGGAATAGACGGCGTGCTGTACGTTGACACCCGGATTTCAGGGAGTGAAGAAGTGGACTACGCCGGAGAAACAGCGACCCTTTCCATCACTGGAGTAGATCCCCAGGTCTGGCAGTACATGAACACCCTGGAAGTAGAGTCAGGAAGGCTGCTTGAACCCGCCGATAATAACGTAGCAGTCATAGGAAGCAGTATTGCCACGGAAATTTTTGACCAGGAAATCGGAGTCAACCAGGTGGTGGCGGTCAACGGCAAGTCCGTGCGAGTTGTCGGGATCCTGGAAGAAGAAGGCGGCGGGGACGACAGGAAAATCTACATGCCGATTGATTCGGCAGTCGACCTGATTGAAGATGCGGAAGAAGATGTATTCGATTCCATAGTGGTCAAGGTAGAAGATGAAGACCTCGTGGAACCCACAATTGAGGAAATCGAAGAGAGGCTAATGATCTCCCGCCAGATCCACCAGGAAAAAGACAGGGACTTTAGCGTATCGTCCTCGCTGTCCATGGCCGAATCCGTAACCGAAATGACCAGTTCCATGACCCTCTTCCTGGGAGCAATTGCAGCCGTATCCCTGCTTGTAGGAGCCGTCGGGATTGCAAACACGATGTTTACCTCGGTCCTGGAAAAGACAAAGGAAATCGGCACAATGAAAGCCATAGGAGCCAAAAACCGGGACATCCTGTTGATCTTTGTCGTTAACTCTGCGATGGTCGGATTCGTAGGAGGGGTTTTTGGAGTCATGCTTGGAGCTTGTGTCTCAGCCCTTTTCCCCTACCTGGGCGTGAGCATAATGAGAACAGGAGGCGATACCGGAATTTCACTTTCCCCTGACCTGATGCTTTTCGGGCTTTCCATCGCTATCTTCATCGGAATAGTTTCGGGAGCATTCCCTGCTTACAGGGCTTCGAAACTGAAACCCGTGGACGCCCTGAGGTACGAATAA